Sequence from the Amaranthus tricolor cultivar Red isolate AtriRed21 chromosome 1, ASM2621246v1, whole genome shotgun sequence genome:
CAAGAACTCTCAAATGAAATGGACTCATTAGaatgatcatttataatcagaaattaaaaattacttagaataatctaatttttttatattttcctacgataattccacctattgattaaccatgaataatcccaactttaggggtatttgcctagagtaaacttaagTACACCATTGACTTGCTATAGTagataattcaccaaaaaaataaattgaaaatcaatacaaaatgagagaaaaattttgaaaatttgcaaaaaaaataataatttaaatgataaaaaaaatcagattttttttacattttttaatatttttttcgacattttattttaatttatctttttcttttaaaaaataaaacttgctatagaaaatacccctaaagttgagattattcatggttaatgaatagatgaaattattgtaagaaattcataaaaatattagattattctagataatttttttctatataatttaaaagtaattatttgtaattttcaagtcattattttttacttataaaaaaatttcttaattatttcattaaaataataaattagataattaaattgaatataTGAGTCTGTCTAAGTGAGATAATAACCAGCAAGACTTGATTTTAGAAATATAAGACGAGGGAAAAGACATAAAAGAGAGCGTAGGGGGGAAACAATGGGATGACAGACATGGACCTAAAAATGGCGGTAACCAACGTCAATTCTTTGAATCAGCTCCCACTAATGCAATAAACTCAACTATTTAAATACAATTTCATTAGTCATACCATTTAATGCTTTACTTCGCAAacggaaattaaaattacttGGAAAAAGAAAGTTTTATTCAAAGTCATACCAATAAAGTTTTGCAAAGTAAAATAGCCTTTATTAGACCTCAAATATTAATGTTGATATTAAAGGAATATtgaattctattatttttttgggtttgggGTCCTTGGCTAGACAATCTCTAATTAAGGAGGTGGGATTATTTTCTTGGGTATGGTGCTAACAAAAATTTATGTTATATGGGTGAAAAATACACTTTTTCAACTATTAAGAATTAATTctcttattaaattattttttaattcaatcattattatttttaatttgttttcaattttatggaTTACACCCAAATTATTTTTAGGAAACTTTTACATTATTATAATCTAACTTTTTACCTTTGGATTATGTTTTACAAGTTCAACCtttctttttaattagtttGATGTCAGCATATTATTAGAGTATGTAGATAGCAATTTAGAGAAAAATGtaagattattagaaaataaaaagtatgttgataacaaataaaaaatatgttgaattattaaaaaaaataaaaaagtgaaaTAATTAGCATTGAATTGGTAAATGATGgaatattaatgttaattttttccttatttttataCTATAACATAATACtattaattcaaattaattattgCTACACTTGCATAGTACTCACATAAATTGTTTACTTTTTATTCTTGATACTCCTAtcatatgaattaattaaaataaattgtcCAAAATTGTGCATCATTAAGCATAAAAACAAGAAGTGTAATAATTTGTTGGAATCAAAGAAAGCAATACAAGCATGTTTTTCTTGACATTTATATATCAACTAAAATGAAAAGGTTGTTCTCTTATCAAATCggtataaatttaaaagtttatgtttatatatatatatatatatatatttaataaaaataaaaaataaaagatttgtATACTCTCGTGGTTCCTTTTAATTAGCCTAATTTGTCTCATTAATTTAACACGCCTTtcttttttgacaattttcactattattcttttaatcttatgTACAAATCAATTCATTTCGTCCATCTTAAttacttattatattatatagtagtatttgttttttatttcattattgaacacaattaattttcatttttcacatAAAAGCACATAATACTAAACACTAAGTGAGAGAGAACGCGCAGACTAAAGGACTATCacaaatcattttcaaaaaatatatggaAGTATGTAAAATATCGTACAAGGTAGGCTTCCCCTCACCCAACTAAAAAGACTAAAGAAGACTGTTTTAAAACTCAACTCAACTCAACCACCAGTCAATCCACATGAAACGATCAAATTAATTAgtgttgaaaaaaaaatagagcatAAAATGTATAGTGTGATAGATGTAAAACCAACCCTACCCCACTCCAATAAGCTGTAGTACTCGTAACTCTTAAATTAAAAGCTACAGAAAAAGACACTCCTAAAGTCCTAATCCAATTGCACTAAACACACCCTCCTTTCTCCCCACTTCCTCCTTTGGACCTCTATCTTCAATagtcccccccccccccccccaccgcCAAGTATACTATTAAGCCCTGATAATTCGTTACATAATCTCTATGTGGCCTACTTATGTGGATACGGAACACACGTGGATTCGGGCCCACAAACCTACGAGTCAAGAACATTGACTTGCCCATACACTttgtgaggttcattgtttcccaaaaccatataatAGTATGTTATTCTATCGATatgggatcttgtctcacatgtgaagtattttcaatatatacacatattttctatgtttcttataatttgttttaaaattctcgtataaaatgattaaaaagaataaaatataaaaaaagacaaattcaAAAGAACGGAATATCCTTATAcaacttttttcattttcaagtaccttatttaaaaaatctttttaaattcgaataagatgattttaaatttacataatcTCATTACATAATAATGCATTAATACTTGTCTGTTAGACATATTTAACAAGATTAACTGATCCCATTAATTCAAATTACACTAATTCGAGTTAAgactaaattaaaatgatatggTTGACTATATTTGTGTTTTGTTAAGCATTCTGTATAAACCATCTAGTGATATAAGTGtttgaaaaaataagttatttgatgttagttatatttgtatatttatattatattagaaATTAAGTAGACCAACAAGTCAAAAGTCTGAAAAAACTAATCATATCATATAATCATTTGAAAATAGCTGATAATAAACAATATGAGTCAACGTCAACAATTAAAAGACATGAATAgtgttattaaaaaaaaatacctcCTTGTATTCAAATTACttgtcaaaattaaaatttctaattGTACTCTTTGAATTGAGCACAAGAATTAAGAAATGTTAGAAACCACATAAAGCGATActctaatgtgttattttgacaTCATATAACCTTTAAATTTCAATCCATCATACTAATCACTTAATTATAAAAGTTTTATggcttaaaataaaaagagaacaaTAAAAGTAAACTAACCAAATAAAAACAAGGGATAATTATAGTGAATCAAAGAAattacaatttattaattatttttttatttatattttgattgaTGCATTAATAAGAATACGTGTGCAGGAGATTTTATTttcaacacaaattcttgtgataGATTGTCTCTTTAGaagatcatctctaattgggtcaatctaagtagatattaagaatgACGTAAGTGgacatttaatatattaaaagtgCGCATTAAGCATACGataagtaaatattaagaatattacaAATATGAAATATGCATTAAAAATTAGTAAGGAAGTTTTAGTCTATAATAAATTGGACTTAAAATAAATCTCTTAAATAAACTCGCTGTATCTTCAATGGGTAagtaattagtaaaaaaatttaatgttaatttataaaaaattaaaaacaataaaaaatattattacgaAACATACACCGACGAATCGACGATAACACACCATCCTTTTCTCTCTCTATCTCCACTTTGTGAGCAGCCTTCTTCTCTCTGCTATATCCCGACGACACTCTCTCTGCTGTCAAAgattctcttctctctttcttcTTCCCCCTTTTTCTCTCTCTCAAACCCTATTCACTATCCATGTCttcctttctctctcctcagATCTAAACCCACCCCCAAATATTTCTCCTAAAATCCCTAAATTCATCAAAAATGGGGTGTGCAACTTCCAAAATCGATGATCTTCCCGCAGTTTTACTCTGCCGTGATAGACTCCATTTTTTATCCCAAGCTCTTCACCAACGTTACGTCTTTGCCGAAGCTCATGTTGCGTACGTTCATTCACTACAATCCGTTGGCCTTTCTCTTCACCGTTTTTTCGACTCTTCTCATTCTATTCCGCCGCTTTCTCCGGTTCTTGACCTCCCTCCTCAACGCAAAATCGCTGATAATGACCCGGTTGTTCTGGGTTCTAATTCGGGTCATCTCTCTCACTCTAATTCTGGGTCCCACCTTCATTTTCACTCTGATTCTGACTCTGATGATGGAAATGATCATAACCATAATCATATTGATTCTGGTTCGGGTTCGGATTCTGGCCATAAGTTGTCATCTCAAAGAGGAGTTGGTATGGTATATGAGGGAAGTTTGGaaaatggtggtggtggtgggtaCACCTTTAACCCGAACATGAACCCGAACCCGAATCCGAACCcgtatttttatttgaataatggAGGTGGGTTTAACAATACTAATGTTCATATTAATTATATGAAGAAGCATTCAACCCCTTCTGTATCTTATGAACAGAAACCAATTAGTTATGAGACGCATACTGTTCAATATGGCGATCCTTCTTCATCAagtaattattatgattatttcaATGGTGGGGGTTATAATAGcaattacaattataataatccgGGTATGGGTATGTATGGTGGATTTCCTGGAGCTACGACGGCGGTTCGAGGGGGTGGATATGGAAATTGGAATGGTGGGCCTGGTGGCCCGCCACCAGGTCCTACAAAGGCGGTGTTGCCGCCTCCACCACCATCTTCAGCGGCGTCACCTTGGGATTTTATGTATTTGTTTGAGAGTATTGAGAGTCATTATCCGCCTTATACACCAAGTAGAGATTCAAGGGAAGTGAGGGAAGAAGAGGGGATTCCTGATTTGGAGGATgaggataattatgttcatgaGGTTGTGAAAGAAGTTGATAATAATCATATAATGATGGATGATGGTAGTGGTGAAAGTAGTATTAGTAGTGGGAGTGGGGGTGAGATTAAGGAGGAGTCCAAAGGAGTCGAAAAGGAGGAGGTTGTGGGTGTGAGTGATGAGTACAGAGCAAACATGAGTACAGGGATGGAGAGTGTGCCAGTGGAGTATGAGGTTCATGTGGTAGATAAGAAGGTGGTAGGAGAAGAAGGAAAGAAAGCGGAGCAAGCAGGGAAAGGTGGTAGCGGAGGAAGGGCGGGATTTAGAAATGTATTTGAGGTAGTGAAGGAAATTCAGTTACAATTTGAAAGGGCTGCTACTTCTGGGAGTGAGATTGATAAGGTTCTTGAAGTGGGGAAACTTCGGTATCAACGAAAGAATGCTGCGTACCAAGGTTTGAAGATTGTATTTGGATTGTATTGCTAGTAGTTTGTTAGAAGGAATTTGATTCTGATTGATTTTGCTTTGTTGATGATACAGTTTCTGCAAAGATGTTGAATGTGATAACTCCATCATTGCCATCTTCATCAAAAGATGAGGGTGGTTTGGCTCTTGATGAAGATGTACGATTGCGATCGCTAAATCTTTCAGCTACATTGCAAAAACTTTACCTTTGGGAGAAGAAACTCTATGAAGAAGTCAAGGTATAACATGTCATTTCCCCCAAATAGTTAGCCTTTGAACTTTGTTTATTGCATAAATATTACATCTTTCAAAGTTTCTGATGTTCAGAGTTTGGCTAAAGGGTTAGTTGAATGTGAATGTTAGGTTCTATTATCAGGCATGATTGTTGTTTGAGATAGCTTAGCATCATGAATCTACTATTTCCAATTTCGGGGTTTCTTCCCACTTTATTAGTAAATTTAGAAACTGTCAATTTGCGACTTGCCCTCGTTTATTAGGCTTCATGAGGTGGCTAGATTGCGATCTTTATGGAATTTCAGTTGGATTAGTGGTTTTGTGTTCAATTTTGTTTGGAGTTTGGTTTTGGGAAGGAAATGTTACCTTGTGGGTAGCATTCTACATCCTACTTGTTGAGTGTATCTTCTTGTGTTTTACTTGGTCAAAAAATGGAGTACATAAGCTAATAATTTGGCAGTCTTAGTTATTTTTAAATTCCATTATTGGTTATGTGTGTCCTTGGTTTCGTGTTTCTATTTCTTAATAATACATAATGAAGTCATGTATGATTATTAGATGCGACATATTCTATTATATTCAGTCAGTTTTTCTTGCCATTGAATAATTTTGGTGGTGTTTAATAACATTTTAGTGGCTTTCTCGTCCAGGCTGGtatacatttctatttttgtgttTACACCAGCTACTAAATTTATATGTAATGTTAGTGTTTCTGATATTTGCTTGGTGATTTAGGACGATTTTGACCTGAATAACAAACTATGGACTGTCTTTATTTAGGAAATACATAAATGCAAACCCATTTTTGTTTGACGTGAACAAAATTAAACCATCATCTTTGGAAATTTAATCCCAGGGAACAAGAGTTCGAATTTTTGGCATCAGACCAAGAAAAATCTTTGAATGCATAATCATCTAAACACAATTTGGTACTTTTTACGTTGGTCATAGGTTGGATACTAAAGTAGATATTTCGTAATGCTCCAACACCATTTTTCCATATTGTTCCTAGCATCGTTCCCTTTACTTAAGTCTTATCCCTCCTATGTCTTTCATTGCTATGAGTTATGCAATATGTTTTATCTCTATGCCTGTTCTTAATGTTTCTATTCTTTCTTCTCATAGGCTGAAGAACATATGAGGGTCAAGCATGATAGGAAGGCCatcaaattaaatcatttagTTGAAAAAGGGGCTGAACCCCAGAAGATTGAATCCCTAAGAAGTGAAGTTAGGGGTCTTTCCACTAAGATAAGAATAGCAATTCAAATTGTTGACAGGATCTCAGTGAAGATGAATAAGCTCAGAGATGAAGAGTTGTGGCCACAGTTGAATGAGTTAATTCAAGGGTATGTAATTTCTTTGATTATTTTCCTGCTTGTTCCTATTGTGTCTATAATATTGGTGGTTCAGTTACGCTGCCCTTTAAAGGAATAATATAGGGTAAATATTTGCCTCTTACATTACCAGTAACTTGTCAACTTTCTCCATTAAGCTTTTGTAAAGCAGTTTATGATGACCGTTGCCATAGAATATACGAGTTTGATCGCTAGATATTGAAAACATCTGTAGATTAATACTTTTGTAGACTCTTTGCAGTGTTCTCTTGTGAAGCTGCTTTAGCTTGCTGGCCTAGACATTTGTATTAGTGTTGGGTGAAGATGGGGTGTTGTTGGATTTTGCTAAATTTGTCTCACAAAGGCTACTCAGAACCTTTTTGCCtgatgtaaaatttttttttaaagaaaacctgatgtaaaattttaaaaagtgctGCCATGAGAAAAATCTAAAGAGGTTTTCTTCTATAGTTTATTACTTTATTGGAAATTGAGTATGATTTAAACTGTACGGTGGTTCTTTTCATTGAAATATTGCTACTCAACCAGGGTTTAAAGCATTACTTAGAAAATCTTGTTGTCATGCAAGGTCTATACTTGGCTTTTTAAGAACAATGATCTTACTTCTTTTGCTTTTGCTCATGATATCTGTTGTTGTGCATCCAGCTTAATCGAAACTGAAATTTGTTTTTTCTCCTATTGTTTGAAATATGTTCACATTTCTTGTGTGGATTTGTTAATATTTCaactattttttttgaagtgaaaGGTAAGCTTATATTAAATAGAAAATAGTCGGAAAGAACAATGTCTGATATCCAAACTGACCCTCACCTAGCCTCACCTTAACACATGTACTAGTAGAAGCCCAACGAGCATAACAATGAGCTACATTACAATCTTGAAAGCAAAAGGAAAAAGACATTGAAGTTGCTCATGTACATTGTCTATGGTTTGCTTGAATATGTAAGCTCCTGTGACATTCCTTCTTGAGAGCTGAGATGAGTAAGCTAGAATCTCCCTCCATGATAACTTCCTTCCAGCCGTGTGTGTAAGCTAGTTCACATGCCTTCTGTGCTGCAGTAACTCCAACCAGtttagcttcattaaaagcccAGATATTGCGTGAGGCAGCCAACAAACCTTGCCATAAGAATCTTTTGCAATCACTCTCAAACCAGCCTTTCTACATTCATGGCACCATCTTAAATTAAACTTGATGCAATCTTCATCAGGGGAAACCCACTTTGCTTTTGCACGCTTGTCTTTAATGTTTCAATTGTTGTTGCAATTAATAAGAAAAGAGTTGACGTTCCATGTTGGTTACATCACATTGTGTATCAGTAAATTTTCGTTTTGCTGTACTGCTCGGTATGTATAGACTGGTGGAGTGAATTgcattttgtttaaaatcaatTGACCTGACAACTGTTTCTGTTGCATCAAGTTCTTCTTAATTGTGGTTACTGAAATTTCGTTGCGATCTGCTCCAAGCTAATATGCCCTATTTTCAACCTAGCTTTGGGGCCTGGGGGTCTTGTATGTTTGATTTTTTATGATAGATGTATTTCGCTGCTTTATGGATAGGGAAGTGGCCTTGAAGTTTCGATGCTCGAGTTAGTATGATATATTGTAGAAACATAGGTGACTTCTTGCTGTCCCATGACATAGCGTTGGCCTAacctctctctctttttttttttttatattttttaattcagtTTAAGTAGGATGTGGAAAGCTATGCTTGAATGTCACCATAATCAGTGCGAGGCAATTGACGGTGCACGGGGTTTAGATGCTCTTGCGTTTCCGAGCAATCCTAGTGATACACATTTAGAAGCATCCTTGCAGCTGGAGCATGACCTTTTAAATTGGACTTACCGGTTCACAGAATGGAT
This genomic interval carries:
- the LOC130797784 gene encoding protein ALTERED PHOSPHATE STARVATION RESPONSE 1, which codes for MGCATSKIDDLPAVLLCRDRLHFLSQALHQRYVFAEAHVAYVHSLQSVGLSLHRFFDSSHSIPPLSPVLDLPPQRKIADNDPVVLGSNSGHLSHSNSGSHLHFHSDSDSDDGNDHNHNHIDSGSGSDSGHKLSSQRGVGMVYEGSLENGGGGGYTFNPNMNPNPNPNPYFYLNNGGGFNNTNVHINYMKKHSTPSVSYEQKPISYETHTVQYGDPSSSSNYYDYFNGGGYNSNYNYNNPGMGMYGGFPGATTAVRGGGYGNWNGGPGGPPPGPTKAVLPPPPPSSAASPWDFMYLFESIESHYPPYTPSRDSREVREEEGIPDLEDEDNYVHEVVKEVDNNHIMMDDGSGESSISSGSGGEIKEESKGVEKEEVVGVSDEYRANMSTGMESVPVEYEVHVVDKKVVGEEGKKAEQAGKGGSGGRAGFRNVFEVVKEIQLQFERAATSGSEIDKVLEVGKLRYQRKNAAYQVSAKMLNVITPSLPSSSKDEGGLALDEDVRLRSLNLSATLQKLYLWEKKLYEEVKAEEHMRVKHDRKAIKLNHLVEKGAEPQKIESLRSEVRGLSTKIRIAIQIVDRISVKMNKLRDEELWPQLNELIQGLSRMWKAMLECHHNQCEAIDGARGLDALAFPSNPSDTHLEASLQLEHDLLNWTYRFTEWIGAQKGYVRALNCWLLKCILYEPEETADGTAPFSPGRAGAPPIFVICNQWNQSLERLSETSEKDLIESMRVFALMVFHFRERDKGELKQRMTANRDMDRKVKNLEREDMKMQKKMVLAPGDSDGLSLSGHVVYQSDTSSKTSLQAGLRQVFEAMDRFTADSVKVYEELLQRSEEVVRTHGRVS